One genomic window of Arachis hypogaea cultivar Tifrunner chromosome 8, arahy.Tifrunner.gnm2.J5K5, whole genome shotgun sequence includes the following:
- the LOC112705914 gene encoding uncharacterized protein isoform X1 has product MYAETGLLLPHMQNFSNHDLHQLDEYCNTFKSNASLSDPVQSSVMSEYDLAAEGDLFKAPEPVFEESFMNLDPVTAAISMISCGEDVSSQGLKSADIDVLQKEQLLSDVFYECEKDLLEKAAMDLPFSDILEIKVPVLNTEENSIEEKKQFLDMPPLPKSVSSGSLSSMDWMHGATMKPAFLDVPGIDFDEVYGMRRSFSEGDIKTLGNGNLNIVQSPHERRLLIGSSIKEERQEKLSRYRNKKTKRNFGRKIKYACRKALADSQPRIRGRFAKTEEYDTKRQ; this is encoded by the exons ATGTATGCAGAAACCGGTCTTCTCTTACCACACATGCAGAACTTCTCTAATCACGACCTTCATCAACTCGACGAGTACTGCAACACCTTCAAGTCTAATGCTTCATTG AGTGATCCTGTTCAATCTTCTGTCATGTCGGAGTATGATTTGGCAGCAGAGGGTGATCTGTTCAAAGCCCCGGAACCTGTTTTTGAAGAGTCATTCATGAACCTGGATCCTGTGACAGCAGCCATCTCAATGATATCTTGTGGGGAAGATGTCTCCTCACAGGGACTAAAATCTGCTGATATTGATGTTCTTCAAAAGGAACAGCTTCTGAGTGATGTGTTTTATGAGTGTGAAAAGGATCTCTTAGAAAAGGCAGCAATGGACTTGCCGTTCTCCGATATTCTGGAAATCAAAGTTCCTGTTCTTAACACAGAGGAGAACTCAATTGAAGAAAAGAAACAATTTCTAGACATGCCACCATTACCAAAGAGTGTCAGTTCAGGAAGTTTGAGCTCAATGGACTGGATGCATGGAGCTACAATGAAGCCTGCTTTCCTCGATGTCCCAGGAATAGATTTCGATGAAGTTTATGGCATGAGGAGATCATTTAGTGAGGGAGATATAAAG ACTTTAGGTAATGGCAATCTGAACATAGTCCAGTCTCCCCACGAGAGGCGTTTGCTTATCGGCAGTAGCATCAAAGAGGAACGCCAAGAGAAGCTATCCAGATACAGGAATAAGAAGACAAAGAGGAATTTTGGAAGGAAAATCAAG TATGCTTGCAGGAAGGCTCTTGCTGACAGCCAGCCTAGAATCCGTGGAAGATTTGCGAAGACCGAAGAATATGATACCAAGAGGCAATGA
- the LOC112705914 gene encoding uncharacterized protein isoform X2, with translation MLIEIELSLNKSMLAACIKCYSPFLKSDPVQSSVMSEYDLAAEGDLFKAPEPVFEESFMNLDPVTAAISMISCGEDVSSQGLKSADIDVLQKEQLLSDVFYECEKDLLEKAAMDLPFSDILEIKVPVLNTEENSIEEKKQFLDMPPLPKSVSSGSLSSMDWMHGATMKPAFLDVPGIDFDEVYGMRRSFSEGDIKTLGNGNLNIVQSPHERRLLIGSSIKEERQEKLSRYRNKKTKRNFGRKIKYACRKALADSQPRIRGRFAKTEEYDTKRQ, from the exons ATGCTGATTGAAATTGAACTAAGCTTGAACAAATCGATGTTGGCAGCATGCATTAAATGCTATAGTCCATTCCTTAAG AGTGATCCTGTTCAATCTTCTGTCATGTCGGAGTATGATTTGGCAGCAGAGGGTGATCTGTTCAAAGCCCCGGAACCTGTTTTTGAAGAGTCATTCATGAACCTGGATCCTGTGACAGCAGCCATCTCAATGATATCTTGTGGGGAAGATGTCTCCTCACAGGGACTAAAATCTGCTGATATTGATGTTCTTCAAAAGGAACAGCTTCTGAGTGATGTGTTTTATGAGTGTGAAAAGGATCTCTTAGAAAAGGCAGCAATGGACTTGCCGTTCTCCGATATTCTGGAAATCAAAGTTCCTGTTCTTAACACAGAGGAGAACTCAATTGAAGAAAAGAAACAATTTCTAGACATGCCACCATTACCAAAGAGTGTCAGTTCAGGAAGTTTGAGCTCAATGGACTGGATGCATGGAGCTACAATGAAGCCTGCTTTCCTCGATGTCCCAGGAATAGATTTCGATGAAGTTTATGGCATGAGGAGATCATTTAGTGAGGGAGATATAAAG ACTTTAGGTAATGGCAATCTGAACATAGTCCAGTCTCCCCACGAGAGGCGTTTGCTTATCGGCAGTAGCATCAAAGAGGAACGCCAAGAGAAGCTATCCAGATACAGGAATAAGAAGACAAAGAGGAATTTTGGAAGGAAAATCAAG TATGCTTGCAGGAAGGCTCTTGCTGACAGCCAGCCTAGAATCCGTGGAAGATTTGCGAAGACCGAAGAATATGATACCAAGAGGCAATGA
- the LOC112705915 gene encoding 5'-methylthioadenosine nucleosidase — MREMDISSDQSGQAQSQERAISKIVIIIAMQSEALPLVNRFQLTEDPHPPCGFPQGVPWVRYHGSYKDLDISLFWPGKDPTLGVDSVGTISSALVTYAAIQALKPDLIINAGTAGAFKAKGASVGDIFIISDCAFHDRRIPIPVFDLYGVGSRKAFETPNLVKELNLQVAKLSTGDSLDMTQQDESSIISNDATVKDMEGAAVAYVADLLKVPAIFVKAVTDIVDGDKPTSEEFLQNLSAVTAALDVAVEKVITFINGKSLTEL, encoded by the exons ATGAGAGAGATGGATATTAGCAGCGACCAATCTGGCCAAGCTCAGAGCCAGGAGAGAGCCATTTCAAAGATCGTGATCATCATTG CTATGCAGTCCGAGGCGCTTCCTCTCGTCAATAGGTTCCAGCTCACCGAGGATCCTCACCCTCCGTGCGGGTTTCCACAAGGGGTGCCTTGGGTGCGTTATCATGGCTCATACAAAGACCTTGACATAAGCTTGTTTTGGCCTGGGAAAGATCCTACTTTAG GGGTTGACAGTGTAGGCACAATTTCCTCTGCTCTGGTAACATATGCTGCTATTCAAGCACTAAAGCCAGATTTGATCATAAATGCAGGCACTGCTGGTGCCTTCAAG GCCAAAGGAGCTAGTGTTGGTGATATTTTCATTATATCAGATTGTGCTTTCCATGACAGAAGAATACCCATACCT GTTTTCGATCTGTATGGAGTTGGTTCGCGTAAAGCCTTTGAGACACCGAACCTTGTAAAGGAACTCAACCTCCAG GTTGCCAAACTGTCCACGGGTGATTCTTTAGACATGACACAACAGGATGAATCATCAATCATTTCAAATGATGCCACGGTTAAAGATATGGAG GGAGCAGCTGTTGCTTATGTTGCTGACCTTCTGAAAGTTCCTGCCATTTTTGTGAAAGCTGTGACTGATATTGTTGATGGTGACAAACCAACTTCAGAAGAATTCCTACAGAATTTGTCTGCTGTAACTGCTGCACTTGACGTGGCTGTTGAAAAAGTGATTACTTTTATTAATGGAAAGTCCCTCACCGAACTTTGA
- the LOC140174644 gene encoding uncharacterized protein produces MALVFFFVCGYGGTGKTFPWNALSASIRSKDDIVLNVASSGIAVLLLPNGRTPHSRVKVPLSVNQDSICNIRQGTPLARLISSTKLIIWDEAPMLNKFCFEALDKCLKNVLRFDHGYNPDAPFGGKIVVLGGDFRQILPVIPCGSREEIVHSCINTSNLWQCCQVLQLTENMKLGHGSRDIHGVQLEEFAEWLLQIGEGLLGDSTDGESVIRIPDNLLLDIESPCLHDLVLFVYPDILLHSSSVDYFKDMSILAPTLDVVTEVNNHVMSLIHGNERVYLSSDTLINEDGHLESELYTMSTKSLNVLTCSGIFQHRLVLKIGVPVMLLRKIDQSNRLCNGTRMQVRRLGDHVIECIILASHNTGEVVFIPKMNMSPNNETLPIRFTRRQFSIALCFAMTINKSQEQTRSTVGVYLSRPVFTHGQFYDNFKSYYQPTAAAASAAVADKLCSSASFQPRYRRSSSPGSLILASLGLLGAAIGVAALSSSSSSPPSLPLSLARQASVFDPLSLRAYFPSSLAVTSLPPSPT; encoded by the exons ATGGCGCTggtgtttttttttgtttgtggATATGGTGGAACTGGTAAGACTTTTCCATGGAATGCACTGTCAGCTTCAATAAGGTCGAAGGATGATATTGTTCTCAACGTGGCATCTAGTGGCATTGCAGTGCTATTGTTGCCTAACGGGCGCACTCCTCATTCACGCGTTAAGGTTCCACTCAGTGTTAACCAGGACTCTATTTGTAATATAAGGCAAGGCACACCCCTCGCGCGTCTTATTTCATctacaaaattaattatatggGATGAGGCACCTATGTTAAATAAATTTTGCTTTGAAGCGCTCGACAAGTGCCTTAAGAATGTTCTTCGTTTTGATCATGGATATAATCCTGATGCTCCATTTGGTGGAAAAATTGTTGTTTTGGGAGGTGATTTCCGTCAAATATTGCCTGTGATTCCGTGTGGTTCCCGGGAGGAGATTGTTCATTCGTGTATTAATACTTCGAACTTGTGGCAATGTTGCCAAGTGTTGCAGTTAACTGAAAACATGAAGCTGGGTCATGGTTCGCGAGATATCCACGGTGTACAATTAGAGGAATTTGCTGAATGGCTGCTTCAAATTGGCGAAGGGTTACTCGGAGACAGCACCGATGGCGAATCGGTAATTAGAATACCCGACAACTTACTGTTGGATATCGAGTCTCCATGTCTGCATGATTTGGTGTTGTTCGTTTATCCTGACATTTTACTCCATTCTTCTAGCGTGGATTATTTTAAGGACATGAGTATATTAGCACCAACACTTGATGTTGTAACTGAAGTAAACAATCATGTGATGTCTTTGATCCATGGCAACGAGAGAGTTTACTTGAGCTCTGATACACTAATTAATGAAGATGGTCACCTGGAATCTGAATTATACACAATGAGTACAAAGTCATTGAATGTGTTGACTTGTTCAGGAATTTTCCAACACCGGTTAGTTCTTAAAATTGGTGTTCCTGTGATGCTTCTTCGCAAAATTGACCAATCCAATAGACTATGCAATGGTACGCGAATGCAGGTTAGACGTCTTGGCGACCACGTCATTGAGTGCATCATATTAGCAAGTCATAATACTGGTGAGGTTGTCTTTATTCCCAAGATGAACATGTCCCCTAATAATGAGACATTACCGATTAGGTTTACTCGACGACAATTTTCGATTGCGCTTTGCTTTGCGATGACCATAAACAAGTCCCAAGAACAAACACGGTCAACCGTTGGCGTGTATCTTTCAAGACCTGTTTTTACTCATGGTCAGTTTTATGACAATTTCAAATCATACTATCAG CCAACAGCAGCAGCAGCCAGCGCCGCCGTCGCCGACAAACTCTGCTCCTCAGCCAGCTTCCAGCCTCGCTATCGCCGATCCTCTTCTCCTGGATCCCTTATCCTCGCGTCGCTAGGGCTGCTCGGAGCTGCTATTGGCGTCGCCGCCCTGTCCTCATCGTCGTCGAGCcccccttctctccctctctctctcgcGCGTCAAGCCTCTGTCTTCGATCCCCTGTCTCTCCGAGCTTACTTTCCTTCCTCCCTGGCCGTCACTTCTCTTCCTCCCTCGCCAACGTAA